Part of the Zingiber officinale cultivar Zhangliang chromosome 6A, Zo_v1.1, whole genome shotgun sequence genome, AAATCAGCTTGTTCCTTTTtcatccagttgtattcttccttatctttagggattacaaaatcatatttcataacaaaaagaatatcaaattccgttttgaaaaatacctccattctgcatttccatgtagcgaagtctccgtcgaatttcgggaGATGAATACTAGCatcgaccatcgtcttgatcttgatgcttcagtcggcggttagtccttctgaggtggcctgactctgataccacttgttggtgtagtagggccggcaagaggggaggggtgaattgcctgcaaaataaaatataccctcctcgtactttcaattcttaaaataataacagtaaaataataacaaataaaataaaagaaacagaaaataaaagactcagcaatttgacttggttataacttagatggttattaatccaagatagTTGAACAACGCACTAAGAATCtttttctctgaaggcggagaagccttttacacacttaaagagcTCAAGAGTTGTTAGGAAATTGAATACTGAGTTAAATAATTATTTCCTAgcttcaggggcctttatataactcctggaaatcctatctcgagtcttgagggcgcctccaaagggatTGAGGGTGGATAATCGAATAAAGCTTTATCTGCATGAAACGGTCACAAAAACtgggttgagggcaccctcaacaccatggagggcgccctcaatgtggAGGGCGTCCTCAACGTCATGGAGGACACCCTCaatgtggagggcgccctcaatgtggagggcgccctcaacgccATGAGGGCGCTCTCAACgccatgagggtgccctcaatgttgCATTATATAAATAGCTccaacttctctttttcttcttttcagcttccgaagtcccgattgcttgggtgattgcgcccagccgaaatagggctcacccgaacccaatttccggtcttttcctcgagcaagcttctaccccggtttctcgtccctcgaatgtcacacacgttcttctcgtccaccgatgtactcttccacagctctttcgtccttcggatgtACCGAGTTCATCGGCTCCCTTccagtgccgtccttctcgctagctacgtcttcccctcgacttcctgcactcctaagcttctgcacacttagacacagagatcaaaaccAAATATaacctaacataacttggttgatcacatcaaaacaaccatgatGATCAACATAAACTAAATACAATTTTAATTTAGCGCTCTCACTTTATATTTTACGATTTAATTcatctatttattattatatattttatttttaaaatgcaaTACTCAGCATTCCAACTCATGATATTTTTTTGTAAGATacacttttttttttctgtaAGATGATATTATCTCATCTGGATGCTTATAGTCTATGAACAATTGTCTCGTAAGATACAGTAGCCTTATATTTCAATTTCGGTTGTGAATTTAGATATTCTagcttaaaaattggatttttttttataaaggtgAAGGATTACTTTTAACAATTGATTGCGAAAACAAAAAGTACTTAGACTAAGCTTCATTGTATTCATTGGCTTGGATTTTTCAGCAGATATGAGAGGGAGTTTTGCCTAGTACTTATaaggaacaaaaattaaattttcatcgtTAATTTTAGCCATGAAATTTAATTCCATTACTACTTTAGTGATAGAGTTTACCGTCAACGACAAAAAATTCTGATTAAAATTTTGTCGTTAATCACTAAGTGCATTTAGAGACCGGTTAATGACTAAATATTCGATTGCTAATCTCTATTTTTCCTGTAGTGCTTGAATGATGCAAAGTGGCATATTTCCTTCCTAAGAAATAAATGTTGAAGTTTTACGTGTGCTTGGAATCACCAGCTCGAAGTCCACTACTTATTTGGAAGAAGCTGGCAGAAAGAGGCAGGGGACCAAGGCCATGCCCATGTTCCTGCATTCGAGTGGCTGGTCCTTCCTTTCCTTCCATTGCAAGATGGCCTGAAGGTGTTATTGTCGTTGGAAGTTTCCCTTTAATGAGATtagtttaataaattcaaaatagatCAGCTAATTCATCCGTAAATGGACGGAACGAGGCATTGGTATGATGGCATAGATTGTGTCTTTTAAAATCTTCAACACACTCCTTTGGTCGTCAGGATTTCCCTTCAAGTGGTAGATGTACTTCGGCAGTGTTACCATCGATTTAATATTGTTCGTGGATGCTTATAGTTTATGGATGACTGACCTTTAGCTCGAAATATGAACATTTTAAATTTCAAGTTCTGTTGTGAAATTAGgtattttagcttaaaaattggaattttttttaatagaggTGCAGGTAACAGGATGACTCTACAATGTGTTGAAGTCAAGATATAAAGCTTCAAAGGAGAAGGTAGGGATATGTTCAGATAAGAAGAACAGCTAGTGTGCAGTGTTTCTTAAATAGGAGAAGGTCGGGAAATGTTCTGTTGACATGTTTCATGTCTTTTCTTATATGTTTTGTAACTTGATATCAAAAGAATAATCATTGTCAAAATCTTAATGCAAGTTATGAATCTGAAATCATTTCTGAAGACAATAGCTAGTGGTCACAAGTAGGATGTCCATTTCGATTGAGTCCGACAAAGGGTTTATTGTGACTTAAGGCAATGGAGCCTACATGTCTTTGGATCACCCACATAGAAAGGTAGAACCACACTACTAACCACAAAACTTTATCCAATTCCAATCCACGAAGGAACCATCCAAACAAAATCTAAACCAAATAGCTGTCAGATATCCTCCCTCTTGCAATCTCACACGGTTTGTTCCCTTTGGAGAAAGTCCTGAAAGATACATCTCTGGTCATGAGTTGCTTGTTCTCCAATTTAAGTAGACCGGTTCTTTGTTCATTCCAAGCACATCCTGATTAACGAGTTTCAGCATCTCTAGCTCTTTCTTAGAACATCAACTTTTAGCCATGTTGAGTCCCAAGAGGCTTGTTGAGAAGGCAAAGAAGGGGCTGCCCTTGATGAGAGCAAATAGTCGGTCGAGTTCTTGCGATTTCAACAACATAGTGGTTGCTGACAAAGGCCATTTTGTGGTGTACAGTATGGATGATGCAAGATTCGTAGTGCCATTGTCGTTCCTCAAAAGCTGTATCTTTCAGGAGCTCCTCAAGGTTTCAGCTGAGGAGTTCGGATTACCCGGAGAGGGGCCAATCACCTTGGCCTGCAGTGGAGTTTTCATGGAGTACGTAGTCTCCTTGCTCAAGAGAAGCGTGTCCAGAGATGTGGAGATGGCTTTGCTTGCCTCCATCGATAATGGTAGCCGGTGCTCGGATTCATCGTTGGTTGGCCTTGGTTGTGACCAACAACGAATAGCAGTATGACGATGCTGAATAGTTTGTTAAATAGGAATCACAATGTACTATGTAGAGAGGCTTAACCGTAAAGAGGAACCGTTGTGTGTTTTTCGTACCTCTTGTTCAGGGAAGCATTTGATGTAGAGGTATTGCCCCTAAAAACGTTTCCAAATATTAAGATCCGTGTGAGCCATATAATGTCTTGAATTGTTCCGTTCCTTGTCATTATTCAGGGAATTGGTTCGTCACTAGCTCAAAAAGAATCACTCGaagattagatttaattgggCCGGTTCAATTCAAGCCCAACTCGAATTTGAGTGTGAAATTCTGATGACGATATCGATGGCGATGTACCGTGGTTCTTGCCCACCCTCCTCAATTTAATTCCCCATTTACACAACAATCTAGTTCGAAAGTGAAAGATTCCTTCCATGCAGAAGAATCCAAAACCTCTCGGAAAGCATGGCATCCAGCCGTCAAATACTTGGCCCTATCGAGACATGCGTACTGGGGAATAAGTTAGTGCAGGCATACCCCCGTAAACAGTGGGCTATCCCTATACTATACTTTCACTATACACTACACTCTATTTCTGCCGTTGCTGCACTTGTCGCCACTATAATTCTACACCAGATAAATTTGTATACTTGTAATGATTTAGAGTCAATGGGATATCTATCCATTCAGCATGGCCAGCCACAATCCACTTATGCTAATCTAATCATGTCAAAAGCTACATCGAAAAGAGATTCCTCCTTGAAAACATTTAATTTTACATCCAATAAAAACAAATTCTAAAAAGTTGCAATCAATCATGATTCACATGACGACTCAAGCAAGTTCAAGTTGCACTTGCAGCCCTGCAATAATTGATACATATACAGTCTTTTTTCTGAGAAGTTTTGTACGCGTACAAGGCTACACGAGTTGACGCGTGGCATTAAATTAGGATATCCTTTCATAGCTAGTTTCTTCTCCTACAGATTTGACATACCCAAACTCCAAAATCCAGTCCAGAATCATTCCTAATTGGTGAAATATAAAATCTAACGGCAGCTTTTTTCTCTTTTAAACTCTATGATAAAAGTAATTCAATTAATATATAGAAGTTGTGGaggtaaaaattaaaattcgtgCATAAAAACAAGCTCCATAATTCATTCCCTTCGTGTGCCAACTCTCATCCTCCATTTCCTCCCCTCGACAGCAAGGAAGTGCATGAGGAAAGCCAAGCTCCCTGGTGCCGTCGCGGTCATGAAGTTCGCCTCCCACCAGCGCTCCATCGGCGTTCTCACCCGCGCCCGGGCTCTCGCCGCTGCGGCGCAGGACTCACACCTTGCCTATCTCGAGCTGAGGAGCCGCCGCCTCGAGAAGCCCCTTTCTCCTCCGCGCGCTTTCAAGCCCAAGGCCACTGCCCCCAGGGAACCCTCCACAATAAACGCTAACCCTAGGATCATCCCGCTGAATGCTGGCACGTCGAACTCGGGGAGGGAGGTGTCCTGTCGGTCGAAGAACTTGGAGAAGGAGCGCTCGCCAGTTGTGGAGGTGTCGTGCGCCGATAGCAATCTCGAGTCCGAATCGAGAGAAAGGTGGGATTTTGACCTACCCTTTTGCGAAAACACTGCAGTTAATCATTTAGGGTTTATAAAATCCAAGCTTGTTTAGCTGTTTATACACGGCTAAAATTTTCTTCTTGCTGTTTGCCTTTGAAAATTCGGGTGTTCTCCTGTCGGATCAAGGGTACTGCGCGACCAAATTGTGCTTTCGTTCAGTAATTTCTTCCGCTATTTGTGACCAAGATGGAAAATTTCTAGTGTTTTATCACATTTCTTCTGGCATGTGTTTAAAATTGTTTTTCGCTCAGAATTGTTTTATCACAGAACTTTGCGTGGAAGTTTGACAGATAAAAAAATGATCTCTAGCCTTTGTTTCTCTCTCTTGCTTTCCGTCTCTGAACAACTATCTTTTGCAGTTCTTTGATATTTAATGTATTTTCAATAGAACGGTCCTGCAACTTACTAGATTGCTTAAAGTCGCCTAAAATTGATGCCTTCTTTGTTGTTTAGATGCTTCTTTCATAATAGTGCCTCAAGTGGTTCGTTCCTTTATTTCATCCAGTGGTTCCCTTAATTCTTTATCATTTCTTTTTTGCAATATACAGAGTGCCTTAAAACATGTACATGTGCTTGTCTTTTTATTACTCACTTCTGTTCTATGAAAACGGGTGTAATGGGTTTATTAAATATTTGCTTCATGTTACTTCCTTGGATGGATCATTGGAGATAGAGATAACAAGTGAATGGAAGGTTGAAAAAGTTGAAAATGAGATATCCTGTTTAAAGCTCAGGCTGCTGGCAGAGTACTACACAAAATGACAACTATGTATTGGCCCAAATCTCAATAATCTTACTGTCTTGCTAATGTACTGACCTTGTAGTTTGGAAGAAATTTGTCAATAAATGTTCAAGCAAACAACTCATTTACTGGCATCCGAACCTTGTCAGAAGGATGCCATCTCATTACGTTTGGCCTTTTTGGTGGGTTCAAAGTTAACCTTTAAGGGTTCTTTTTTGGATTGTTCCTATAGTTCTGAATTTACTTGCCTTCAGGTTTGCTGAGATATTGTTCTTATAAGTTTGAAACATGTACTGATCTCCATGTTTTTAGATATTGCATTTTTTTTTGCTATCCTAGatattttagatttatttatgatcgTGTATGGCTAATTATCTCTGCCTCATCAGAGAAACAACACCATGCAGTTTGATAAGGGATTCAGAGACAATAAGGACACCAGATTCTTCAACAAGAGCTATTGCCAGTAGCAAGGGAATGCAAGAAGATCCTATCTGCCAATACATCCCTTCTAATCAGGAGACAGAAGAGTTTCTTGTCAGGCTAGAGAAACTACAGCAACAAATATTCATGGAAAAGTAAGTAGTTCATTATATTCTTCTGTTTTACCCTTAATTCTGCAGCATATATGCATTGATGCAACTAGCATACTAGTTTTATTGATTAATTCTATTACCAAGTCCTCATACACAATCatgttaaatatatattttcttaggTGACCCTAACCAAAAATTATATGGTATCTGAGAATTTAGCTGACCCTAATACATAATCTAGTTACCTTAGACTACCTTAAGTGATTCTAACATAGAAATATATGTGTTCACGTTGCTATTTATTTTATCCCAGGTACAACTTTGACCCTGTGAATGACTGCCCGCTCCCAGGGCAATATGAGTGGGTAAAGCTTGACTGCTAAGAATCGAACGGCATCACAATCATCATCCTTCTCTGGAGGTGAAATGATGATGCTTTCTTAATCACATTCCGTCTTGTAAAATTATCCCTAATGTAGGCTAGTGTAATGACATAGGTGGGTTAATTAGAACTGATAAGAAGCACTCTTAGGAGAAGTATGTTGAAGCTTAATGTAACTCCTGACAGATCAACCCAGTGGATCTGTGGGTTCAATCACATctgtaatttattttatttttctagttcAACCGTGATGCACCAGTTCAGATTGCTTGCACTATAAGTACTGAATGGATTTTAATGGCAAAGACATGTACTGAAGAACATCTATAAAGGCATTCTTCAATCGCATGCACTCAGATAAGCAGGATGCTTCGTCGATGTAGGAGTATATAGACAATATCACGCTTGGTTTCTATGACTTCATTAGTAGTAAACAGATATGATGATCCAGTCTTCGAATTGTTTATTGCTTCAGTAGATGATTCGTGAACAAGTATATCAGCCATTCTCTGCCTTTTGATCATCTACTGCTACGTTTTCCTCCCACCTTTCTGACTTGTAGGAGTAAACATTAGACACATACAAGAAGTAGATGAAGTTGAGGACACCAAGGAGGGTGAGGAATGCGTAGTAGTAGTCCAGATGTGAGGCATTAAGATTATTCAATATCCAACCTTTTCCTCTGCTGCTAGTTATTTTAGCAACAAGTTTGAGGAGAAAGCTACTGAGGAAATTGCCAACGCCATAAGCTGTCAAGGAGTAGGAAGTTCCCAGACTTTTCATGCTTTCTGGAGCTTGGTCATAAAAGAACTCTATGATCCCCACCACCATGAAAGAATCTGCAAGTCCCATGAGCACAAACTGAGGGAGTAACATAAAGATGGTAACCGGAACTTGCCCGGCTGCTTTATCTAGCCCATGGCTTCTCGCAATGCTCAGCCTTCTTCTCTCTGTCAGTGATGCAATCGACATCGTCACGATCTGCAAAACTAGTCCAACTCCCATCCTCTTGAGCAGTGTAATCCCTCTTGGATTTTTTGTCCAAGCTCGCATCACCTTGACTAAGAAACGGTCGTAAAGGATGACGCACAGGAGCATGGAAATGGTTACGAATGCTCCCAAACTAGCCGGGGGGATCTGGAAGTGTGGCCCGATGTGACGGTTCAATGTGGTTCCTTGCTTGACGAAGAGAGTGTTGGTCTGTGCGATCACGGCGCAGGGGATGAACATGGCGAGCAGGAGCGGCAGCAGCCGCAGAATTTGCTTAGTTTCTTCCACTTGCGTCACAGGGCAAACCATCGACGGAGTGCCTGGGCTATCTTTCACAGCTGCTTTGTTGAGAAACCTTAACGAATTGGTGGAGTCGACTCGGAAATTTCCCCTCTTTGCGTACACTTCCAAATCAAGCTCGTGAAGCTCCTTCGGGTCGTTAGGAACAGGAACCTTCCATTTCCTGATGGCAGCCACTATGACCCTAGTCATCCTCGTGAATGGACTTCCCTGGGGCACCTTGTGCCTATAGTAAGGCGTGCCGACCAAAAAGATGATGATGGAGATCATCAGACCCAGAGTTGGGATTGCATAGCCCAGAGTCCACCCCACGTTGTCTTGTATGTAGACCAGAAACGTGTTGGCAAACAATGTGCCCGTAAAGATGCTGAACGTCCACCAGTTGAAGAAGGAGAACTTGTGCATCCTCTCCTTGGAGTCGAACTCGTCGAACTGATCAGCTCCGATGGTGGAGATGTTGGGCTTGGTTCCACCGTTTGCTAGAGCAATTATGTAGAGACCTCCGAAGAACACAGACAACTGCAATGTCGAAGCTGGCTCGCAATTCTCCTTGCAGTCGGCTGGTCTCAGCGGGGAGACCGACACTGCCAGCGTCAACAAACACATGCCCTGTGAGCAAACCACAAAACGGAAAATATGAACATGAACATTTTTGTTCCCGAATAATTAATTCTTTTTCTCTGAATATTTTATGAAATAAATCATGTCTAGAATTAATTCATTTTTATTCTAATTTTCAAACTaaactttttattaaaaaaaattattcacattcTATCTATTCTTAGAAGATATGTTGTCCCGGGGCTATGATACTCACGGTTTAATCCTATTTATGACATATTTACTTAGATTATTAGTTATACGTACTTTTCAATTTatcttaatatttaataaaaaaaatttataatactaAATCAATCATCATCGCATAATTAATATACTAATTAGATTTATCATACTCTTTGGTATTCATCCTTATCTTATCCATTACTCAATAAATGCACCATTAATGTTTTCATCTGTCAAAAGAGATTCCTTCCACAGTCTCTTCCCCTTTTACCACATATTTGTGGCCGAAAAAGGGTTGTAAAGCTAAAACCCAATCGCATCGATTATCAATaaaaaaccatttcttcttagaCTAGGGACTAAAGAAGTAGTTTACTTTCTAAACAACATAACAAATTTACATATATGTGTGTACGTGTATACCGAGAGATAGACGGCGGAGGCGATGAGGAAGGTCCAATATCTGCCGAGAAAAGCGTCGGCTATGTAGGCCCCGATCACCGGCGTCAAAAACACAGTGCCCACCCAATTGGTGACGTTGTTGGACGCCTCCACCGTGCCCTCGTGTAGCCTGTTCGTCAAATATATCACCAGGTTGGACGATATCCCATAGTACGCCATTCTCTCGAACACCTCGTACACTGTATACGCACTCAATTAACCTCAGATTACACGCTGCTACaaacattatatattatatatcatGGGCGTTTAAATTAAACAAACACTTTACCTACGAGAAAGGAGCAGGCAGTCCAGCCACCTCTTCTTGATCTGAGCACAGGGTTGCCCCTGAGGTCCACTGAGCCATCCTTGGCGTACTGATCGGCGTTCCCTTCACCGTTCTCAGCCATGGAAGTTACTGAGCTCTAGCTGCCGCTTTGTTactgcttcaacttcttctccacTGGCTTGAGGAAACTTTATAGAGGAAGATAATTGAGACGAAGACTGGGAACAGGGTGGGCTCTACGTTGATATCACTGGATGGGCTCCGGTTGATTCTGTTTCCCATAATTAAGTGCGTAGGGTACGACGGTCTGCATTTTGTgacctctctcttttttttttctgttttttttttttgtttttttttttgtttttgactTTTAGCTAGATAAATGCATAAAGATTCAATTATAGGGAAGACGCCCAGACacattttatataaattataaagataATACTAAGTTGAATAAGCATGAAAAACAAAACTGAGACTTGGCTAGTGCGTAAACGAGTCGAACCGGTCTTAGCTAGGTTTAGGAGTTCAACCTTCtttgatgatcctgtccgaatcaagagtcagtggacgctaggcacgtggcgctttctgttggatcctcgagtgctccggcgaacctgcaacaaaaccgagccgggaggggtgttccggcgacggtcctccgacgctcaagtcaggcgaggaatgacaaaaaggtggcctcaagatgaagacgtgcatacctccggtgaagaaattgaggccttatatagacccctcgaagaagcctgggcgcgccaatcaaagcaatcacctgcatttgaccatgcccaggcatgggtctgtcagaagggccatgcccagatatggatccgtcagaaaaggcgtccctgaggccatactgctactgtatcaacctttccatgatgtgacggcaagatcctccatcgtgcgatcttgtgtacggcctaatcatcagacatgcttctaccgatatcccatatcccgagccgagcgcataggccgctcggccacctttttgtcccctcgcccttattttgtccgggcgggttgcccgctcggctctttggcccctgccgttccGGCTCCtggtcggcccttcgatcctcctgccttggcgtcggacacccaaccccatggatgggttatctctaactccgctcggaccaacccggctgatcggctcggccattaaccgcttagtcagcccttcatcggttctcaagctaagacccttcaggaagtgggtcccccattcttactgccggatcacttgccttcccttcaagtctattcgaaggaggcagtgagtccgactgactggactatatatGTCCGAGCGGGTGGTCGCCGCTTCCATAATCTTCCTtttagccgttcggcccttatgccggattcagccgctcggctcttcgtttcggATGCCTTGTTCAACGTGGACGTTTGCTTgcttaaatcttctcgaaaatcgcgcaaatccttcccattaagtcgcagc contains:
- the LOC121996724 gene encoding protein NRT1/ PTR FAMILY 5.2-like, producing the protein MAENGEGNADQYAKDGSVDLRGNPVLRSRRGGWTACSFLVVYEVFERMAYYGISSNLVIYLTNRLHEGTVEASNNVTNWVGTVFLTPVIGAYIADAFLGRYWTFLIASAVYLSGMCLLTLAVSVSPLRPADCKENCEPASTLQLSVFFGGLYIIALANGGTKPNISTIGADQFDEFDSKERMHKFSFFNWWTFSIFTGTLFANTFLVYIQDNVGWTLGYAIPTLGLMISIIIFLVGTPYYRHKVPQGSPFTRMTRVIVAAIRKWKVPVPNDPKELHELDLEVYAKRGNFRVDSTNSLRFLNKAAVKDSPGTPSMVCPVTQVEETKQILRLLPLLLAMFIPCAVIAQTNTLFVKQGTTLNRHIGPHFQIPPASLGAFVTISMLLCVILYDRFLVKVMRAWTKNPRGITLLKRMGVGLVLQIVTMSIASLTERRRLSIARSHGLDKAAGQVPVTIFMLLPQFVLMGLADSFMVVGIIEFFYDQAPESMKSLGTSYSLTAYGVGNFLSSFLLKLVAKITSSRGKGWILNNLNASHLDYYYAFLTLLGVLNFIYFLYVSNVYSYKSERWEENVAVDDQKAENG
- the LOC121996725 gene encoding cyclin-dependent kinase inhibitor 5-like, giving the protein MRKAKLPGAVAVMKFASHQRSIGVLTRARALAAAAQDSHLAYLELRSRRLEKPLSPPRAFKPKATAPREPSTINANPRIIPLNAGTSNSGREVSCRSKNLEKERSPVVEVSCADSNLESESRERETTPCSLIRDSETIRTPDSSTRAIASSKGMQEDPICQYIPSNQETEEFLVRLEKLQQQIFMEKYNFDPVNDCPLPGQYEWVKLDC
- the LOC121994126 gene encoding auxin-responsive protein SAUR64-like — encoded protein: MLSPKRLVEKAKKGLPLMRANSRSSSCDFNNIVVADKGHFVVYSMDDARFVVPLSFLKSCIFQELLKVSAEEFGLPGEGPITLACSGVFMEYVVSLLKRSVSRDVEMALLASIDNGSRCSDSSLVGLGCDQQRIAV